Genomic window (Synechococcus sp. LA31):
CTCGGCAGCCGGCATGTGCCGGTGGTGTCTGTGCATCTGGTGGAGCTGGTGTCACGCTCTCTGGCCCAGGAGGGCCACAGCCTGATCACCTCTGGTGCCCAGGGGGTCAACTCGGCGGTGATCCGCAGCGTGCTCGAGATCGACGCCTCGCGGCTCACGGTGTTGCTGCCCCAGAGCCTCGATCGGCAGCCGCGCGAATCACAGGAGCAGCTCGAGCGGGTGCTCCACCTGGTGGAGAAGCCTGAAAACGACGAGCTGCCCCTGCCCATGGCCAGCAGCCTCTGTAATCAGGAGATCATCCGCCGCTGTGATCAGCTGATCTGCTTTGCGTTCCACGACAGCGAAACCCTGCTGGCGAGCTGCCGCACGGCTGAAGACATGGGGAAGGTAGTGAGTTTGATGTTCTTTGACTGAATCACAGTCAAAGAACGAAACTTCTCAGGCTATCGAGATACAGAATTCCGGTACACACCATCGCCCCGGCCCAGCACAACGACCGCAGTGGCGGCAAGTTGGCCACGTAGGCAGCGATGTAGGCCAGGCGCAAACCGGGGTAGATCCAGGCCGCTGCGATGGCGACGGTGTTGTCGACCTTGCCAATCAGACAGAGCAGTGCGGCCGGTGCAAACAGCACAAACGCTTCGAAGCTGTTGAGGTGCGCCCAGTTGGCCCGTTTGCCCCATTCCGGCAAGCGATCAAACATCGCGCGTGGGGCCGCCAGGTCGCTGATCTGGAAATCGGCTTTCGAACGGGCAGCGCCCAGGG
Coding sequences:
- a CDS encoding DNA-protecting protein DprA; the encoded protein is MTRSLDLPALDRIDTLAQELALLQDRSKRRIAILGSRHVPVVSVHLVELVSRSLAQEGHSLITSGAQGVNSAVIRSVLEIDASRLTVLLPQSLDRQPRESQEQLERVLHLVEKPENDELPLPMASSLCNQEIIRRCDQLICFAFHDSETLLASCRTAEDMGKVVSLMFFD
- a CDS encoding MAPEG family protein, whose translation is MQSAFAWSLCLAAGVVVASLVPLGAARSKADFQISDLAAPRAMFDRLPEWGKRANWAHLNSFEAFVLFAPAALLCLIGKVDNTVAIAAAWIYPGLRLAYIAAYVANLPPLRSLCWAGAMVCTGILYLDSLRSFVL